In Clostridium sp. SY8519, one genomic interval encodes:
- a CDS encoding response regulator transcription factor, whose product MEKYKVLVVEDQAMPRHLFELFIEQSERYQLVKSLESAELADIYCLKNPVDLILMDVLTKNGSSGLKAAERIKRKKPGIRIIIVTSMPEYSWMERARSIGVESFWYKDISKEPILSLMDRTMAGESVYPDAPPEVEIGLTTSASFSVRELEILREMTGGYKNSEIAEHLYLSVNTVKKYIQCMLDKTGFHTRTELAVKAREHGLVIIDKEWLDE is encoded by the coding sequence ATGGAGAAATACAAGGTGTTAGTGGTAGAAGACCAGGCGATGCCCCGGCATTTGTTTGAACTGTTTATCGAACAGTCGGAGCGGTATCAGCTGGTGAAAAGTCTGGAAAGCGCGGAACTGGCGGATATTTACTGCCTGAAGAACCCGGTGGACCTGATTTTGATGGATGTACTTACAAAAAACGGATCCAGCGGTCTGAAAGCGGCGGAACGGATCAAACGAAAAAAACCGGGCATCCGGATCATTATTGTGACGTCCATGCCGGAATATTCCTGGATGGAGCGGGCCAGAAGCATCGGCGTGGAGAGCTTCTGGTACAAGGATATCAGCAAAGAGCCCATTCTGTCTCTGATGGACCGGACCATGGCAGGCGAATCCGTATATCCGGACGCGCCGCCGGAGGTGGAAATCGGATTAACCACCAGCGCCAGCTTCAGCGTACGGGAACTGGAGATTCTCCGGGAGATGACGGGAGGATACAAAAATTCAGAGATCGCCGAGCATCTGTATCTGTCGGTCAATACTGTGAAAAAATATATTCAGTGCATGCTGGACAAGACCGGATTTCATACCAGGACGGAACTGGCGGTAAAGGCCAGGGAACATGGCCTGGTCATTATTGACAAGGAATGGCTGGATGAGTAA
- a CDS encoding NAD(P)-binding protein, translating into MSRLTIVTKNKAQETVEELYKDLERRIVASQPGLCPVELTSAFLHMSHAQSCGKCVPCRVGLERLEELVNQVLDHKADMGTLKQIEKTAEVIFTTSDCAIGYEAARMVLKGIRGFREDFEEHVQKGRCRMMTREPVPCQSLCPAHVNVPGYIALIHEGRYSDAVNLIRQDNPLPAVCGLICEHPCEARCRRSLVDDAINIRGLKRYAVEHEGEIRIPDKAEQTGKKIAVIGGGPAGLSAAYYLSLMGHEVMVYEQRKQLGGMLRYGIPAYRLPREILDKEIDALQLSGFQTKTNVSIGKDISLSRLKEQYDALYIAIGAHQDRKIGIEGEDAEGVISAVEMLRSIGDSFPMDFTGMDIVVVGGGNVAMDVARSAVRLGAKSVRVAYRRRKNDMTALEEEIEGAIADGVEIRGMNAPIRIEKDADGRVAALWVQPQKVGAISKGRPAPDAAAKPEERWACDRVLVAIGQGIDSSAFQEFGIPFHRGTIDALESADVKDAEGIFAGGDCVTGPATVIQAIAGGKVAAVNIDEYLGFEHEIRNEIELPPVHLNDNEPHGRVELIERPAAERIHDFCLMECSMSDEEAHQESGRCLHCDHFGYGIFKGGEANVW; encoded by the coding sequence ATGAGCAGACTAACGATAGTTACGAAAAACAAAGCTCAGGAAACCGTGGAAGAACTGTACAAGGATCTTGAGCGGAGAATCGTGGCCAGCCAGCCGGGGCTTTGTCCGGTGGAACTGACCTCCGCGTTTCTGCACATGAGTCATGCGCAGTCCTGCGGCAAGTGCGTGCCGTGCCGTGTCGGCCTGGAACGCCTGGAAGAGCTGGTGAATCAGGTTCTGGATCACAAGGCGGATATGGGGACGCTGAAACAGATCGAGAAGACCGCGGAAGTGATTTTTACCACTTCGGACTGTGCCATCGGATATGAAGCCGCGCGGATGGTCCTGAAGGGAATCCGCGGATTCCGGGAAGACTTTGAGGAGCATGTACAGAAGGGCAGATGCCGGATGATGACCAGAGAACCGGTGCCGTGCCAGTCTCTGTGTCCTGCCCATGTCAATGTGCCGGGATATATCGCGCTGATTCACGAGGGAAGATATTCCGACGCGGTGAATCTGATTCGTCAGGACAATCCGCTTCCGGCAGTCTGCGGACTGATCTGCGAGCATCCCTGCGAAGCCCGCTGCCGGCGCTCGCTGGTGGATGACGCCATCAATATCCGCGGCCTGAAGCGCTACGCAGTGGAGCACGAAGGCGAGATCCGCATTCCGGACAAAGCAGAGCAGACCGGCAAAAAGATCGCCGTGATCGGCGGCGGCCCGGCAGGTCTGTCCGCAGCCTATTATCTGTCCCTGATGGGACACGAAGTCATGGTCTACGAGCAGCGGAAGCAGCTGGGCGGCATGCTGCGCTACGGCATTCCGGCGTACCGGCTGCCCCGGGAGATTCTGGATAAGGAGATTGACGCCCTGCAGCTGTCCGGTTTCCAGACAAAGACCAACGTAAGTATCGGCAAGGACATTTCCCTGTCCCGGTTAAAAGAGCAGTATGATGCCCTCTATATTGCCATCGGCGCTCATCAGGACCGAAAGATCGGCATTGAAGGGGAAGACGCGGAAGGCGTGATCTCCGCGGTGGAGATGCTGCGTTCCATCGGCGACAGCTTCCCCATGGATTTCACGGGAATGGACATCGTCGTCGTAGGCGGCGGCAATGTGGCCATGGATGTGGCCCGCTCAGCAGTGCGCCTGGGCGCCAAGTCTGTCCGGGTGGCATATCGGAGAAGAAAGAACGATATGACCGCGCTGGAAGAGGAAATCGAAGGAGCTATCGCGGACGGTGTGGAGATCCGCGGCATGAACGCGCCGATTCGCATCGAAAAGGACGCGGACGGACGGGTAGCCGCGCTCTGGGTACAGCCGCAGAAAGTGGGCGCCATTTCCAAGGGCCGTCCCGCGCCGGATGCGGCAGCCAAGCCGGAGGAGCGCTGGGCCTGTGACCGGGTGCTGGTTGCCATCGGCCAGGGTATTGATTCCAGCGCCTTCCAGGAATTCGGCATTCCGTTCCACCGCGGAACCATTGACGCGCTGGAGTCCGCGGATGTCAAGGACGCGGAAGGCATCTTCGCCGGCGGCGACTGTGTCACCGGACCGGCTACCGTTATTCAGGCCATCGCGGGCGGCAAGGTGGCAGCAGTGAATATTGACGAATATCTGGGCTTCGAGCATGAAATCCGGAACGAAATCGAACTGCCGCCGGTACATCTGAATGACAACGAACCCCATGGACGTGTGGAACTGATCGAACGTCCGGCAGCCGAGCGGATCCATGACTTCTGTCTGATGGAATGCTCCATGTCTGATGAAGAAGCCCATCAGGAATCCGGCCGCTGTCTGCACTGTGATCATTTCGGCTATGGTATTTTTAAGGGAGGGGAAGCAAACGTATGGTAA
- a CDS encoding dicarboxylate/amino acid:cation symporter, with protein MEEKKKQKKKMPLAGQIFIALVLAIVVGLLIQSQAGFANTYIKPFGTIFLNLVKFIVVPIVLFSIMAGVVSMKDIKTVGAIGGSSLVYYFCTTAFATIIGLFVANLFKSHFPALAVSNLKYTAPEKVSAMDTIVNIFPSNFITPMSEANMLQVIVMALIIGFAIILVGEKAQLVVKGVNALNEVFMKCMEMILKLSPIGVFCLLCPVVAENGATIIGSLAKVLLAAYICYVLHAAIVYSIAVRTMGGMSPLKFFRGMLPAMLFAFSSASSVGTLPLNLECTEKLGARKEVATFVLPLGATINMDGTAIYQGVCAIFIASCYGIHLTPSQMVTIVLTATLASVGTAGVPGAGMVMLAMVLTSVGLPVDGIALVAGIDRVFDMGRTTVNITGDASCVMVVSNLQNRREARKAARLAKES; from the coding sequence ATGGAAGAAAAGAAAAAGCAGAAAAAGAAAATGCCCCTGGCAGGCCAGATTTTTATCGCGCTGGTTCTTGCCATTGTTGTAGGACTTCTGATTCAGAGTCAGGCAGGTTTTGCCAATACGTATATCAAGCCGTTTGGTACGATCTTTCTGAATCTGGTCAAATTCATTGTCGTGCCGATCGTTCTGTTCTCCATTATGGCAGGCGTAGTATCCATGAAAGATATCAAGACCGTAGGCGCCATCGGCGGTTCATCGCTGGTATATTACTTCTGTACCACGGCGTTTGCCACCATCATCGGCCTGTTTGTGGCGAACCTGTTCAAAAGCCACTTTCCGGCACTGGCTGTGTCAAATCTGAAATATACCGCGCCGGAGAAGGTGTCGGCGATGGATACCATTGTCAATATTTTCCCTTCAAACTTTATCACGCCGATGTCTGAGGCAAATATGCTGCAGGTAATTGTCATGGCGCTGATTATCGGATTTGCCATTATTCTGGTAGGGGAAAAAGCGCAGCTGGTAGTCAAGGGCGTCAATGCGCTGAACGAAGTGTTCATGAAGTGCATGGAGATGATCCTGAAGCTGTCACCGATCGGTGTCTTCTGCCTCCTGTGCCCGGTTGTGGCGGAGAACGGGGCGACGATCATCGGATCCCTGGCCAAGGTCCTTTTGGCGGCCTATATCTGCTACGTGCTGCATGCAGCGATTGTATACTCGATTGCAGTGCGGACCATGGGCGGAATGAGCCCGCTGAAGTTCTTCAGGGGCATGCTGCCGGCAATGTTATTTGCCTTTTCTTCCGCATCTTCGGTCGGCACACTGCCGCTGAACCTGGAGTGTACCGAGAAACTGGGCGCAAGAAAGGAAGTGGCAACCTTTGTCCTTCCGCTGGGCGCCACGATCAATATGGACGGAACGGCCATCTACCAGGGTGTGTGCGCGATCTTTATCGCTTCCTGTTATGGAATTCACCTGACACCCTCCCAGATGGTGACCATTGTTCTGACTGCTACGCTGGCATCTGTCGGTACCGCCGGAGTTCCGGGGGCAGGTATGGTCATGCTGGCCATGGTGCTGACATCCGTGGGACTTCCGGTAGACGGAATCGCGCTGGTGGCAGGCATCGACCGTGTCTTTGACATGGGACGCACCACCGTCAACATCACCGGAGACGCCTCCTGCGTCATGGTGGTCAGCAATCTGCAGAACAGGCGGGAAGCCAGAAAAGCGGCCAGACTGGCCAAAGAAAGCTGA
- a CDS encoding N-acetylmuramoyl-L-alanine amidase: MKGKMKGKSRKRTGRILRAAAGIGLSAAMLAAPAGDHAAGASQPQTDAHAAGALQPQTDTHGAGALQPRTSAHAAGALQPKTSGRGLRRPVLLQAQNRKGTVILLKWKGDRAADSWRICARAGKKTKYFTVKDGSKTSLKIRKLSKKQTWSFRVQSCAETAAGMVRSPWSKAKKANFFTVVIDAGHQKKGNLNKEPVGPGSAARKYKVAYGTAGVRSRVPESRVTLMEAKCLAAQLRSRGYRVVMVRKKQNVNISNIQRAKIANRYRGGAVFVRLHCDASDSAGQTGFSMQAASGKNPYLTKKNIRESARLSAKIGRSYQKATGLKNHGIVYRDDLSGTNWCKIPTALIEMGFLTNPSDEKKLLSAGFQQRAARGIADGIDRYFGRKS; this comes from the coding sequence GTGAAGGGAAAAATGAAGGGAAAAAGCAGGAAACGCACCGGCAGAATCCTGCGGGCTGCGGCAGGGATCGGACTGTCTGCAGCGATGCTGGCAGCCCCGGCGGGAGATCATGCCGCCGGGGCATCACAGCCGCAGACCGACGCACATGCCGCCGGTGCATTACAGCCGCAGACAGACACGCATGGCGCCGGTGCATTACAGCCGCGGACGAGCGCGCATGCCGCCGGTGCATTACAGCCGAAAACGAGCGGGCGTGGGCTTCGCAGACCGGTGCTTTTGCAGGCGCAGAACCGGAAAGGAACCGTCATTCTGCTGAAGTGGAAAGGAGATCGGGCAGCGGACAGCTGGCGGATCTGCGCCAGAGCGGGCAAAAAGACAAAATATTTTACGGTGAAAGACGGCAGCAAGACGTCCTTAAAGATTCGGAAACTGTCGAAGAAGCAGACGTGGAGCTTTCGGGTGCAGAGCTGCGCGGAGACTGCTGCCGGTATGGTCCGGTCACCATGGAGCAAGGCAAAGAAGGCGAACTTTTTTACCGTGGTCATTGATGCCGGACATCAGAAAAAGGGAAATCTGAACAAAGAACCGGTGGGGCCGGGAAGTGCTGCCAGGAAATATAAGGTGGCCTACGGAACCGCAGGGGTGCGAAGCAGAGTACCGGAATCCAGGGTGACGCTTATGGAGGCGAAATGCCTTGCCGCGCAGCTGCGCAGCCGGGGCTACCGTGTGGTGATGGTCCGCAAAAAACAGAATGTAAATATTTCGAATATACAGAGGGCGAAAATCGCAAACCGGTACCGGGGCGGAGCTGTTTTTGTCAGACTGCACTGTGATGCTTCGGATTCTGCCGGGCAGACGGGATTTTCCATGCAGGCCGCATCCGGAAAGAATCCATACCTTACGAAGAAAAATATCCGGGAATCCGCCCGTTTGTCCGCAAAAATAGGCAGATCCTATCAGAAAGCCACCGGCCTGAAAAATCATGGAATTGTGTACCGGGACGATCTGTCCGGTACAAACTGGTGCAAAATCCCCACCGCGCTGATCGAGATGGGATTTCTGACGAATCCCTCCGATGAGAAAAAGCTGCTTTCTGCAGGGTTTCAGCAGCGGGCGGCCCGGGGGATCGCGGATGGAATCGACCGGTATTTTGGCAGAAAGTCCTGA
- a CDS encoding [FeFe] hydrogenase, group A, with amino-acid sequence MVNAIIDGKKIQVPEKTTILDAAASVGILIPTLCYLKEINEIGACRVCVVEVEGHEKLFTACNNTVEEGMVIHTTSKKAREGRRTNVQLLLSEHDDHCTTCVRSGACSLQKLAKELNIQEVPFEKHIPAQKGNPEFPLIRDYTKCIQCLRCVQVCEKIQASNIWDLIGTGSRAKVDVREVYDLEDSKCALCGQCITHCPVGALKERDDVTDVIHALDDPEKVTVVQIAPSIRTAWGEMFGMTPEEASMERLSATLKFLGFDYVFDTDFSADLTIMEEGSEFVQRLKDGKRDFPMFTSCCPGWVRFLKAHYPEYVDNLSTAKSPQQMFGAIIKSYVAQIKGIDPKNVYSVSLMPCLAKKHECAIPVMNDACGDPDVDTVLTNRELVRLLRSQHVNPGLLEEEPLDDPMGFGSGAGNIFGATGGVMEAALRSAYYLVTGENPDPDAFRAVRGMDGWKEAEFEIAGMTLKIAVVNGLANADKLLTALRKGKVQYDFVEVMACPGGCVGGGGQPFYDGKEMAASRAPILYAFDQITDLRFSHENPSITKVYSEYLGEPLSEKSHHLLHTDHHAWKMPGEK; translated from the coding sequence ATGGTAAACGCAATCATTGACGGAAAGAAAATCCAGGTTCCGGAGAAAACTACAATTCTGGATGCGGCGGCCAGCGTAGGCATTCTGATCCCGACCCTCTGCTACCTGAAGGAAATCAACGAAATCGGCGCCTGCCGGGTCTGTGTCGTAGAAGTGGAAGGCCATGAAAAACTCTTTACCGCCTGCAACAACACGGTGGAAGAGGGCATGGTGATCCATACCACCAGCAAGAAGGCGCGGGAAGGCAGAAGAACGAATGTACAGCTGCTTCTGTCCGAGCATGACGACCACTGCACCACCTGTGTCCGCAGCGGCGCCTGCTCCCTGCAGAAACTGGCAAAAGAACTAAACATACAGGAAGTGCCGTTTGAGAAGCATATCCCGGCGCAGAAAGGCAATCCGGAGTTCCCGCTGATCCGGGATTACACGAAGTGCATCCAGTGCCTGCGCTGCGTACAGGTCTGTGAGAAGATCCAGGCATCCAATATCTGGGATCTCATCGGCACCGGTTCCCGTGCCAAGGTGGATGTGCGTGAAGTATATGATCTGGAAGATTCCAAATGCGCGCTGTGCGGCCAGTGCATTACCCACTGTCCGGTGGGAGCGCTGAAAGAGCGGGATGATGTCACCGATGTGATCCACGCGCTGGATGACCCGGAGAAAGTGACGGTTGTTCAGATCGCGCCATCCATTCGTACCGCCTGGGGCGAGATGTTCGGCATGACACCGGAGGAGGCCAGCATGGAGCGGCTGTCAGCCACTCTGAAATTCCTGGGCTTTGACTATGTGTTCGATACGGATTTCTCCGCGGATTTAACCATTATGGAAGAAGGCTCCGAATTTGTTCAGCGTCTGAAGGACGGCAAGCGGGACTTCCCGATGTTCACTTCCTGCTGTCCGGGCTGGGTGCGTTTCTTAAAGGCCCATTATCCGGAATATGTGGACAACCTGTCCACAGCCAAATCGCCCCAGCAGATGTTTGGCGCTATTATCAAGAGCTATGTGGCGCAGATCAAGGGAATCGATCCGAAGAATGTATATTCCGTTTCCCTGATGCCCTGCCTGGCCAAAAAGCATGAATGCGCGATTCCGGTAATGAATGATGCCTGCGGGGATCCGGACGTGGATACAGTGCTGACGAACCGGGAACTGGTACGTCTGCTTCGTTCCCAGCATGTGAATCCGGGCCTTCTGGAGGAAGAACCGCTGGATGATCCGATGGGATTCGGATCCGGCGCCGGCAATATCTTCGGCGCGACCGGCGGCGTGATGGAGGCAGCGCTCCGTTCCGCCTACTACCTGGTTACCGGTGAAAATCCGGATCCGGATGCCTTCCGCGCAGTCCGCGGTATGGACGGATGGAAAGAGGCGGAATTCGAGATCGCCGGCATGACACTGAAGATAGCCGTGGTGAACGGACTGGCGAATGCGGACAAACTTCTGACCGCGCTGCGCAAAGGAAAAGTGCAGTACGACTTTGTGGAAGTCATGGCCTGCCCGGGCGGATGTGTCGGCGGCGGCGGACAGCCCTTCTATGACGGCAAGGAGATGGCCGCTTCCCGCGCGCCGATCCTGTACGCCTTTGACCAGATCACCGATCTGCGGTTCTCCCATGAGAATCCCTCGATTACCAAGGTATACAGTGAGTATCTGGGAGAGCCCCTCAGTGAGAAGTCCCACCATCTGCTCCATACGGATCATCACGCATGGAAGATGCCGGGAGAGAAATAG
- a CDS encoding LysR family transcriptional regulator → MTFNQIKYFIKLAECLNFTEAARCLFISQPALSRQISVMEEELGTPLFVRDKKRLQLTPGGILLYNRLPQVLQLYHDAVDDAHSANQGYEGALHIGILDVYDISDFFANLLKDFQSAHPAVRLDLKRFSLVELPRKLYDGALDLIVTYNFSLFDKPDLLTIPIQSYDSCIMLNREHPLAGKKDLSLSDLKGETFVQLGPEASEEGFRYVENLCARCGFHPALRKVEKMEDVLLWVQTGNGVAITSSRSVEAYNPHVVIRPIDLPDARSHEIFLAWHKTNYNPAIALFSELAEQKIAAQQYGS, encoded by the coding sequence ATGACATTTAACCAGATCAAATATTTTATCAAGCTTGCGGAATGCCTGAATTTTACAGAAGCGGCACGCTGTCTCTTCATCAGCCAGCCGGCCCTGAGCCGGCAGATCAGTGTGATGGAGGAGGAACTGGGCACGCCTTTATTTGTCAGGGATAAAAAGCGGCTGCAGCTGACTCCGGGCGGAATTCTGCTGTACAACCGCCTGCCCCAGGTCCTTCAGCTGTACCACGACGCAGTAGACGACGCCCATTCCGCGAATCAGGGCTATGAAGGGGCGCTCCACATCGGCATTCTGGATGTGTATGATATTTCGGATTTCTTCGCTAATCTGCTGAAAGACTTCCAGTCCGCCCATCCCGCGGTCCGTCTGGATCTCAAACGCTTTTCCCTGGTGGAACTGCCCCGGAAATTATATGACGGCGCGCTGGATCTCATTGTCACTTACAACTTTTCCCTCTTTGACAAACCGGACCTTCTGACCATACCGATTCAGAGCTATGACTCCTGCATCATGTTAAACCGCGAGCATCCGCTGGCCGGAAAGAAAGATCTGTCTTTAAGCGACTTAAAGGGCGAAACCTTTGTTCAGCTGGGTCCGGAAGCCAGCGAAGAAGGCTTTCGCTATGTGGAAAATCTCTGCGCCCGCTGCGGGTTCCACCCTGCCCTGCGCAAAGTGGAAAAAATGGAAGATGTGCTGCTGTGGGTGCAGACAGGCAACGGGGTCGCCATCACCAGCAGCCGTTCCGTGGAGGCCTACAACCCCCATGTGGTGATCCGCCCCATTGATCTGCCCGATGCCCGCAGCCACGAAATCTTCCTTGCCTGGCACAAAACAAATTACAATCCAGCCATTGCCCTGTTCAGCGAACTGGCAGAACAGAAAATTGCGGCGCAGCAGTACGGTTCCTGA
- a CDS encoding DUF362 domain-containing protein → MQEPSKVYFTDFRTRLGVSLTEKLQRLMRQAGFDRIDMEGKFAAIKMHFGELGNLAFLRPNYAKAVADLVKENGGIPFLTDCNTLYPGSRKHALEHLDCANLNGFNPISTGCQIIIGDGLRGTDDVEVPVPNGEYCKTARIGHAVMDADILISLTHFKGHEQTGFGGAIKNIGMGCGSRAGKMAQHSSGQPHVEEESCRGCERCARECGSDAISYSSHKAWIDPERCVGCGRCLGACAFDAIVNNNMDAPQLLGRKMAEYTAAVVSGRPCFHVSLIQDVSPNCDCHGENDAPILPDIGMLASFDPVALDQACVDLCQQAAPIRNSQLGDNMASPQFHDHHDVFLNSNPNTAWKETLEHAEKIGIGSRKYELVTMR, encoded by the coding sequence ATGCAAGAACCATCAAAAGTATATTTTACTGATTTCAGAACCCGGCTGGGGGTTTCCCTGACAGAGAAGCTGCAGCGCCTGATGCGGCAGGCCGGGTTTGACCGCATCGACATGGAAGGCAAGTTTGCAGCCATCAAGATGCATTTCGGCGAACTGGGCAACCTGGCGTTCCTGCGTCCTAATTACGCGAAAGCAGTGGCAGATCTGGTAAAGGAAAATGGGGGCATCCCCTTCCTGACCGACTGCAACACCCTGTATCCCGGCAGCAGGAAACATGCCCTGGAGCATCTGGACTGCGCCAATTTAAACGGATTCAATCCGATCTCCACCGGATGCCAGATCATCATCGGGGACGGGCTCCGGGGAACGGATGACGTAGAGGTACCGGTGCCAAACGGTGAATACTGCAAAACCGCCCGGATCGGCCATGCGGTTATGGACGCGGATATCCTGATTTCCCTGACCCATTTCAAGGGCCATGAGCAGACCGGATTCGGCGGAGCGATTAAAAACATCGGGATGGGCTGCGGCAGCCGCGCCGGCAAGATGGCACAGCACAGCAGCGGCCAGCCCCATGTGGAGGAAGAGAGCTGCCGCGGCTGTGAACGCTGCGCGCGGGAGTGCGGATCCGACGCCATTTCCTACAGCAGCCACAAAGCCTGGATTGATCCGGAGCGCTGTGTGGGCTGCGGAAGGTGTCTCGGGGCCTGCGCCTTTGACGCAATTGTGAACAACAACATGGACGCGCCCCAGCTGTTAGGCCGGAAAATGGCGGAATACACCGCGGCTGTGGTCAGCGGACGTCCCTGCTTCCATGTAAGCCTGATTCAGGATGTATCCCCCAACTGTGACTGCCATGGAGAAAATGACGCGCCGATTCTGCCGGATATCGGTATGCTGGCGTCCTTTGATCCGGTCGCCCTGGACCAGGCCTGTGTGGATCTGTGTCAGCAGGCGGCGCCGATCCGCAACAGCCAGCTGGGAGATAATATGGCCAGTCCGCAGTTCCATGATCATCATGACGTATTTCTGAACAGCAATCCGAATACCGCATGGAAGGAAACCCTGGAGCATGCGGAGAAGATCGGCATCGGCAGCCGGAAGTACGAACTGGTAACCATGCGGTAA